In Xenorhabdus griffiniae, the genomic window GGCAACGGCAGGTGTGGGATTTGGAACTACATTTGCTATGTTAGTCGCCCTATGGGCTTTAATGAGTTATACAGCACTCTTGCTCGTGGAAGTGTATCAACATAATGAGTTTAATACTGGATTAGGAACTATCGCGAAACGCTACCTTGGGTTAGGTGGGCAGGTGTTGACTGGCTTTAGTATGCTTTTCCTTATGTATGCCCTGACAACAGCTTATATTAGTGGTGCGGGTGAGTTACTGGCGGCTTCCCTCTCTTCTTGGTTAGATAAACCCATTTCTGTCTCTGCTGGGATCATCATTTTTACTATTATTGGTGGTGGGGTCGTCTGTATTGGCACCCAATCTGTCGATTTGATTAACCGCCTGCTGTTTACTGCTAAAATTGTTTTTCTGGTGATCGTACTCGGCGTCATGATGCCTCATGTTGATAAAATCAACCTGATCTCCATGCCCATTGAGCAAGGATTAGCACTCTCTGCTATACCGGTTATTTTTACTTCATTCGGGTTTCACGGGAGTGTGCCAAGCATCGTTGCCTATATGGGAGGCGACACCAACAAGCTACGGAAAATCTTTGTTATTGGCAGTGCCATTCCCCTGTTAGCCTATATTCTGTGGCAATTGGTGACGCTCGGCGCGATTTCTTCAAATACATTTGTTGGCATTCTCGCACAAGAGTCTGGCCTGAATGGATTATTGAAAGCAGTCAGAGAGATTGTCGCTGTACCTAAAGTGGAGTTTGCCGTTCATCTGTTTGCTGATCTCGCGCTAGCTACCTCGTTTCTCGGTGTTGCCTTAGGATTATTTGATTACCTTGCTGACCTGTTTAAGCGCCGTAATCACGCCAAAGGGCGTTTACAAACAGGGTTAATGACTTTTGCTCCTCCCTTGTTCTGTGCACTGTATTACCCTAATTTTGTTATGGCACTGACATTTGCGGCTGTTGCCCTCTCTATTCTCGCCCTGTTATTGCCTTGCTTGCTGGTTTGGCGTAGCCGTAAAGAAAACCAGGGCAGTTATCGTGTCATGGGGGGTAAGCCTGCATTAGTCTTTGTTTTCCTGTGTGGACTTGCAGTGATTGCCATTCAAATTGGCATTGTTACAGGTATATTGCCAAACATAGGGTAAGTTTATCCTGTCGAAGGTTATCCGCATTAATACTGACGCGGATAACCTTGCAGCATTTTCGTTTAATTAAAAGCTCAAGCCAGCGCCAACATAAAAACCGTCAGAAACCTTGTTATTACGGTGACCATGACTACCCCGTATATCAATGACACGGTAGCCAACATCTACACTCAGCGGTCTGAAAAGCGTATAACGCACTCCCCCTGTCGCTTCCGTATAAGAATCCATGCCTGATGTTAAGCCTGATGGTGAACCATAGGCCTCCCCATACAGCGATAAAGAAGAAGTCACAGCCCAACTAAGGCCAGCACCGACAGCCAATGCGGCGCCATCTTTCCCATCTTTGGGGGACAAATAAAGCC contains:
- the tyrP gene encoding tyrosine transporter TyrP translates to MKNRTIGSIFIVAGTTIGAGMLAMPLATAGVGFGTTFAMLVALWALMSYTALLLVEVYQHNEFNTGLGTIAKRYLGLGGQVLTGFSMLFLMYALTTAYISGAGELLAASLSSWLDKPISVSAGIIIFTIIGGGVVCIGTQSVDLINRLLFTAKIVFLVIVLGVMMPHVDKINLISMPIEQGLALSAIPVIFTSFGFHGSVPSIVAYMGGDTNKLRKIFVIGSAIPLLAYILWQLVTLGAISSNTFVGILAQESGLNGLLKAVREIVAVPKVEFAVHLFADLALATSFLGVALGLFDYLADLFKRRNHAKGRLQTGLMTFAPPLFCALYYPNFVMALTFAAVALSILALLLPCLLVWRSRKENQGSYRVMGGKPALVFVFLCGLAVIAIQIGIVTGILPNIG
- a CDS encoding YfaZ family outer membrane protein — protein: MKGFIAIGAASLLFIAGSANAFSIDAQVGKHSTSTSVGIGDKYAGLSLTGNWTRSDHNGQLGSLGLGFGLPLGPLAANVGAKGLYLSPKDGKDGAALAVGAGLSWAVTSSLSLYGEAYGSPSGLTSGMDSYTEATGGVRYTLFRPLSVDVGYRVIDIRGSHGHRNNKVSDGFYVGAGLSF